The Candidatus Scalindua japonica DNA window ACCTTGTCCACGCTGACTGACACTGCTCATACTCCGCAAGTTTGACAATCCCTGAAGTTTTTCTTCCTGATCATCAATGATCTCCGATTCGACCTCTTGGGGACTTGAGTTCTCCCAACGGGTAGTAACTGCAATGACGGTATCCTCCACTTCCGGAGTCATTTGAACAGGAACTCTTGTAATTGCAATAATACCCGCAATGATTATCAGTATAATACCAACGGCAACGGTAATGGGCTGTTCAATTGCTTTTTTAATAAGATTCATTTTTATCCGCTTTTAAGATGGTTACCGGTGACATGGGACGCAAACGTTCATTGCCTTCGACTACAATTAAATCTCCTTTCCTGAGATCGCTTGATTCAATACAGAGGCCATCATCTATTGCAAAATGCACGCGCAGAGAAACGGGAACGGCGACAGAATTCCCATCGCTTCCCTTGCCTATCTTGTATGCAAACTCGCCTCCCGAATCCCTCATAACAGAGTCGGTGGGAATAACCAGATAATCACCCTTTTCATTTGTTGGAATTGTGGCTGTTACGCTCATCCCCGGAGCAAAAAAATATTTCTTCGATTTCAGCACGGCTATCAGAATATAACGTCTTGAACGAGGGTCGACATCCGGAATGACTTTAATATCCTCCGCTTCAACCTGAATATTCCGCTCTTTCAAATTAACAGTAATTGTTTTCAAAGATTGAAGCCTTTCCATTGAAAAATTCTCAGACACCTCGAAGACGGCTTCAATAGAGCCGCTTGATATCAGTGTAACTATGGGACTGCCCGGATTAACCCACTCACCTGTTTCTGCGTGTTTTCTGACAATATTTCCGTCAAAAGGCGCGCGTATCACGGTATCATCCACTCTGACCTTAAGGAGAGAAAGACGTGCGCGGGCAAGTTCATAATCACTTTCCGCTGCCTTTTGTGCTGATTTTGCAACGGCAAGAACCATTTTTGCGCGCCGGATAGCTTCCTTACTGACTGCTCCTACAGCTAATTTCTGCGACTTGGTTCTCCGGTTTAACTCTTCCTGATAGGTTGCCAACTCAGCTTTTCGCTGTTCGATGGTGGCCAGTTTTATTTGAACGTCATGGTCTGCCTGTTCCACTTCAAGTTTAAGCTTCCGGGAATCGAGCTCTGCCAATATATCACCCTTTTTTACTATCTGCCCTTCCCTCCTGTCAGCCGTAACGACAAGACCTGACTCCTGGCTCGCAACATCTGAGCGTTGGTATGCGCGCAGGTTTCCGGTAACGGTACGGCGTATTTCGGCGCTCTTGAATTCAACCGGTTTGACTTTTACTGCAGAAGCTTGACCTTGAGCGAATGTGATCGTTGTTAAAAGAGTTGTGCAGGTTATCGCCAAAAGTATATTCGACACCTTGATAATTAATGCTTTAAACATTAATGCACCCCTGACATTATCCTTGTGAAAACTTACACTACATAGAATCTGTTTCATGACTTGTTTCAACTTTTTACTCCTTCCATAAACAAGGTAAAGATATGTTCTGGAAGAAATTCAGTAATAGGTTTTTTCCTTTTTTCTGGTGAGATCAGTCTTGTAAAGATGGGTTCATAAGTGAAATAGTAAAGGATCATACCTATCAAACTGAATGTTGAAAGCGTTGAGTCGTGCTTCCTGAAGGTCCCTTTCTGAATGCCCTCCTTGATTATGTCATGTACAAGGTCGAAATTCTTTGAAATATATTTTTTTACAATGATATCAATGTGTTTTGATTGGGATATAGTCTCTCTTAGAATAATCCTGTGAAGGTCTTTATGGTGATGAAGGAAGGTAATATATATCTTTATAATATCGTATATCTTCTCTTCAGGTTCTTTTCCTTGAGCAACTCCTTCCTTCAGGGACTGAAAAAAACTTTTAAAAGCATCATCAATAACATTCTGATGGAGCTCTTCCTTGGTATTGAAGTAATAATAGACCATTGCAATATTAATACCTGCTTTCCCGGCGATTTCCCTTACAGTAGTCAATGCAAAACCCTGCTTTGCAAACAGTACTTTGGCAGACCTGAGGATAATTTCCTTACTGTTTTTTTGGGTCTCTTGACTTTTTTTATCTGCCACCTTCTCGCTCCTTTTACATTTTTCAAATAATTCAGATTTTAGTATTATATCAACTAAACGCTTGTTTAACTAATCTATTTTTATTTGTTTCCTCAGTCAAATAAATTCTTCTGTGTTGAGATTTATTGATATGGTTTTTAATATAATGTATACTGCTACCGGATTTTAACGAGAAGTCTATTGTTGGTTCATTCAAATATTGTTATATTCGTCGTCGACGGTTTGAAAATTAGAGTAGACATTTATCATAGGAGAATTAAACATATGTGCAACAAATCAAACGTGCTGAAGATTTTTTATCTGTTTTCATTCTCAGGACTGTTAGTTTTTGGTACCGTGCGTGCGGGGGCTCATGAGTTGCACAGAGAGAATCAGGCTTTGGCCGGGAGTTTTGCATATGTACAGCAGAAAACAGTTGAAGAGGAAAAACAGCACCAGCCCGATGTAAAGCTAAGTCCGATCATAACAGCGGCAAATCAATTCTGCGTCGAATGCCATAAAAATCTGACACCGGCTCTGGTAATGGAATGGGAGCGATCACGTCATGCTCAAGAAGGGGTAGGGTGCGTTGATTGCCACAATGCTGACAAGGGAGAAATAGACGCCTGGCAGCACATGGGAGCCTTGATTTCTACATTAGTTACACCTAAAGACTGCTCAAGCTGTCATGTAGAGGAGTATAAAGATTTTTCAAGAAGCCATCACGCAAAAGCTGGAGAAATCTTTGCCAGCATGGATAATGTACTTGCTGAACAGGTTATTGGTCTTCCATGGAATAATGCAGATGCTGTTAATGGATGCTGGCAGTGTCATGGAAGTATAATTAGATTTCAACGTAATGATAATGGTGAAATATTGCGGGAAGGAGGAAAACCTTTATTTGACCCTGATACATGGCCAAACAGTGGGATAGGCCGGTTAAATCCGGATGGTTCAAAAGGTTCGTGTCACGCATGCCATTCGAGACATTCATTTGAGGCAAAACTGTCCAGAGCACCTGAAAATTGTGGTAAGTGCCATATGGGCCCTGATCATCCACAGATAGAAATTTATAGAGAGTCAAAGCATGGAATTGCATATACCGCTAATATTGATCACATGGCACTGGATAAAGAAGGCGGCTGGGTGCTGGGAAAGGATTATTCGGCGGCCCCGACTTGTACTACCTGCCATATCAGCAGCTATATGACGTCTGAAGGACAGCATAAAGCCAGTAATCATGATGTTGGAGAACGAATAAGCTGGACACTTCGGCCGGTAGTCAGTACAAAGATAAATATGGTTGTATATGAAGATGGATTTAAGGAAGATTATCCTGATACCCGGCAATTACCTGAGATTGGCGAAGAGGTTCTGGTGACAGAAAAAAACTTACAGGAGGAAAAGTTAGTTACGAAAATTGTTTCAAAACGGGTTGTTGAAATTGTGACCTGGCAGGAACGGCGCGAAAAAATGAAAGGTGTATGTAGGAATTGCCATAACCAAACTCACGTCGATAATTTTTACCATCAATTTGATAATTTCGTGAACCTTTACAACGAGAAATTTGCAAAACCTGCACAGGCAATGATGAATTCGCTGATTGAAGATGAAGTCTTAAATACAAATGCCCCGTTTGAACATGAAGTACAATGGGTTTTTTGGGAATTATGGCACCATGAAGGTAGAAGAGCACGACATGGAGCAAGTATGATGGGTCCTGATTATGCTCACTGGCACGGATTATATGAGGTGGCAAAACACTATTATGTGAAATTTTTACCTTCTGTTATTAAAGCTGCTGCCCAGAAGAGTGATAAGATGAAGATAAAATATGAACAAAAAATTAAGAAATTGCTGCAGCAGCCGGAGCACGCATGGGTTAAGGGCCTTTCTGAAGACGAGATAGAAGTATTAAAATCGACATATGAAAATCGTTATAACTGATAATAATTGAAGTGGTGTTTAGCATTTGACAGAATGATAATGAAACAGAATATCAGGGATTAATAAGAGCTATCCATGTTATATTTAAATCGAGGAGAGACAAGGTGTTTATTTCGATAAAGACACATATCATTTTGTTATTAATTTTTGCTACATTACTTCCAGTTGCCTTACTCAGATGTTTTATGTATCCATTAATACAATCTGATTTCAAAACTATGGCTATGGATAACCTCAAAGTCATCGGTCACAAGCAGACAGACTTAGTGAATACCTGGATGCATGAAAGACAGAAGGATCTCATTCTGATTTCCAACAATCCCTATATAATTAACTGCAAAAATTTTACGGTAAAGGATAGTGAGTATCAAAAAACTATCTGGTTTCTGGAAAATATTGTGGAAGAGTATGGTTACAAGGAAGCCTTTGTATGCAATGATAAAGGGGTGATCACACTTGCTACGTCTGGAGATCGTGTCGGTGAAAATATATCACAAATTGATTTTTTCAAACAGGCAATTAGGGGAAAAACTTTTGTATCACGCATCATACCTTCAAAAGTTTCGCTTATAAACTGCTTTGAAGAAGAATTGGGATTGTCTAACATATTTGTCGCGTCGCCTCTGAAGAATGAGAAGGAGGACATAATTGGTATTGTTGCCTTAAGAGTTGATGTGGAGATGCTAAGTAATTTAATACAAGGCCAAACCTATGGGAAAACCGGTAAGATCTCTCTTGTTGATAAGGACGCACACATGCTTGATGAATCGAGGATTATAAAAGTGCTGAGGAAAATAGAGCTGGTAAGAAGAAGGAGCGCTTTGGGATTGAAATTAATTACAGACAATCCCAGTATGGTTAACAGTGTAAATGACACATTAAAGGATAGCGAGTATCAAAAAACTGTTCGGTACCTGGATATGCTTGTCGCTGAGTGCGGCTACAAGGGAGCCTTTGTCTGCAATGATAAAGGGGTGGTTACCATTGCTGCGTCTGGAGATCGTCTCGGTGAAAATATATCAGAAATGGATTTTTTCAAACAGGCAACTCAGGGAAAGACTTTTGTATCAAGCATCATACCCTCAGAAATTCCACTTATAAATGAGTTTGATAAGGAAGAATTTGGATTACCCACCATGTTTATCGCATCACCTCTGAAGGATGAGAACGAGGCCGTAATTGGTGTAGTTACCTTAATGGTTCATGTGGACATACTGAGTAATTTAATACATGGTCAAACGTATGGGAAAACCGGTGAGACCTATCTTATTAATAAGGAAGCCTGCATGCTTACTGAATCCAGATTCACAAAACAACTGAAAAAAACCGGATTAGTAAGAAAAAGAAGTGCTTTGGAATTGAAATTAATTGAACCGAAAACCGGAGAACTAACCTATAGTGTTAAGCAATGTCTGGCGGGTAATGTGGGTTCTAACTCTAAAGGATATAATGATTACACGGGCATATCTGTTTTGGGAGTATGGGACTGGTTACCTGAATTTAATTGGGGCGTTATTACCGAAATCGATAGAGCTGAAGCCTATGGTGCCGCTTACAATCTTAAATACATTGTCATAGCATTGATGTTGATTGTCGTGTTTCCCTGCTTGTTCGTGGCTTATTTCTTTGGGAAAAAACTATCCAGTTCTATTATTCAGCTTAAGGAAATAACTGAAGATATCACCGAAGGGGATTTAACCAAAAAGGCAGAGATAAAGAGTAATAACGAAATCGGAGCATTGGCAACGTCCTTCAATACTATGACAAAGAATTTTTTCGAGAGGACGAAAGAGACAACAAAATCAGAGAAAAGGTACAGGAAAATGTTTGATACTCTCAAAGAAGGTGTATATCAATGTGAACCCGGAGCTGAAGGGGTTTTTACCTGGGTTAATCATGCCTGTGCTGAAATGTTTGGTTACAATTCCCCTCAAGAGATGTCAGGAACAAAGGTTACTGATATTTACGTAAACCCGGGAGATAGTTTACGACTTAAAGAGAAACTGAAAAAATATGAGATATGGAGAAATTTTGTCTCTTTTTGTAAGAAGAGAAACGGTGAACATATGTATACAGAGCAAACCACGAATCTGGTTAGTAATGAAGAAGGCAAGCCTGTTATTATTGAAGGTATAATAAGGGACATTACAGGAAGAAGGCGGCTTGAGGAAGAGTTACAGGAAAATGAAGTACGTTATAGAGATTTATTTAATTCTCTTAATGAATGTGTGTACCAATGTGAACCCGGTGCAGAGGGATCGTTTACCTGGGTAAACCAGGTCGGAGCGGAAATGTTTGGTTATAAACATCCCAAGGAGATGATTGGCACAAAGGTAGAGAATATTTATGTAGACAAGGAAGAGAGATGGCTGTTTGCTGAGAAACTTGAAAAATATGGTGTATGGAAGAACTTTGTCTCTATTTGTAAGAAGAAAAATGGTGAACGTTTTTATACCGAAAGTACTGCTCATCTGGCAAGGGATAAGGACGGCAAATCTGTACTTATTGAAGGCATAATCAGCATTATTCATGAGAGAAAAAAACCAAATAAAACATAGAGTCCGGTAATAAATGACAAAACGTATTCCCGTAAATTTACACATACCCAGATTCTTAGAGATTTCAAGAAGAAGTCTAAAAACATATAGAGACAGAGGAGCACTTGTGCATGCTCTATAAAATAATCACCTTACTCATTCCCGTTTTTTTAATATTTTAAGGGTAGTCCCTTTCTCATCTGACCACTTCATAAACCCAGACACTTTTTTCTTTGCCTTTCACCCTCACCGGTTTTAATTTTTTCGCATGAACAATTTTTTCTACATGCTGATAAGTGCTCTGGCTGATGATTATACTGGTTC harbors:
- a CDS encoding efflux RND transporter periplasmic adaptor subunit yields the protein MFKALIIKVSNILLAITCTTLLTTITFAQGQASAVKVKPVEFKSAEIRRTVTGNLRAYQRSDVASQESGLVVTADRREGQIVKKGDILAELDSRKLKLEVEQADHDVQIKLATIEQRKAELATYQEELNRRTKSQKLAVGAVSKEAIRRAKMVLAVAKSAQKAAESDYELARARLSLLKVRVDDTVIRAPFDGNIVRKHAETGEWVNPGSPIVTLISSGSIEAVFEVSENFSMERLQSLKTITVNLKERNIQVEAEDIKVIPDVDPRSRRYILIAVLKSKKYFFAPGMSVTATIPTNEKGDYLVIPTDSVMRDSGGEFAYKIGKGSDGNSVAVPVSLRVHFAIDDGLCIESSDLRKGDLIVVEGNERLRPMSPVTILKADKNESY
- a CDS encoding TetR/AcrR family transcriptional regulator, with the translated sequence MADKKSQETQKNSKEIILRSAKVLFAKQGFALTTVREIAGKAGINIAMVYYYFNTKEELHQNVIDDAFKSFFQSLKEGVAQGKEPEEKIYDIIKIYITFLHHHKDLHRIILRETISQSKHIDIIVKKYISKNFDLVHDIIKEGIQKGTFRKHDSTLSTFSLIGMILYYFTYEPIFTRLISPEKRKKPITEFLPEHIFTLFMEGVKS
- a CDS encoding multiheme c-type cytochrome gives rise to the protein MCNKSNVLKIFYLFSFSGLLVFGTVRAGAHELHRENQALAGSFAYVQQKTVEEEKQHQPDVKLSPIITAANQFCVECHKNLTPALVMEWERSRHAQEGVGCVDCHNADKGEIDAWQHMGALISTLVTPKDCSSCHVEEYKDFSRSHHAKAGEIFASMDNVLAEQVIGLPWNNADAVNGCWQCHGSIIRFQRNDNGEILREGGKPLFDPDTWPNSGIGRLNPDGSKGSCHACHSRHSFEAKLSRAPENCGKCHMGPDHPQIEIYRESKHGIAYTANIDHMALDKEGGWVLGKDYSAAPTCTTCHISSYMTSEGQHKASNHDVGERISWTLRPVVSTKINMVVYEDGFKEDYPDTRQLPEIGEEVLVTEKNLQEEKLVTKIVSKRVVEIVTWQERREKMKGVCRNCHNQTHVDNFYHQFDNFVNLYNEKFAKPAQAMMNSLIEDEVLNTNAPFEHEVQWVFWELWHHEGRRARHGASMMGPDYAHWHGLYEVAKHYYVKFLPSVIKAAAQKSDKMKIKYEQKIKKLLQQPEHAWVKGLSEDEIEVLKSTYENRYN
- a CDS encoding PAS domain S-box protein, with product MFISIKTHIILLLIFATLLPVALLRCFMYPLIQSDFKTMAMDNLKVIGHKQTDLVNTWMHERQKDLILISNNPYIINCKNFTVKDSEYQKTIWFLENIVEEYGYKEAFVCNDKGVITLATSGDRVGENISQIDFFKQAIRGKTFVSRIIPSKVSLINCFEEELGLSNIFVASPLKNEKEDIIGIVALRVDVEMLSNLIQGQTYGKTGKISLVDKDAHMLDESRIIKVLRKIELVRRRSALGLKLITDNPSMVNSVNDTLKDSEYQKTVRYLDMLVAECGYKGAFVCNDKGVVTIAASGDRLGENISEMDFFKQATQGKTFVSSIIPSEIPLINEFDKEEFGLPTMFIASPLKDENEAVIGVVTLMVHVDILSNLIHGQTYGKTGETYLINKEACMLTESRFTKQLKKTGLVRKRSALELKLIEPKTGELTYSVKQCLAGNVGSNSKGYNDYTGISVLGVWDWLPEFNWGVITEIDRAEAYGAAYNLKYIVIALMLIVVFPCLFVAYFFGKKLSSSIIQLKEITEDITEGDLTKKAEIKSNNEIGALATSFNTMTKNFFERTKETTKSEKRYRKMFDTLKEGVYQCEPGAEGVFTWVNHACAEMFGYNSPQEMSGTKVTDIYVNPGDSLRLKEKLKKYEIWRNFVSFCKKRNGEHMYTEQTTNLVSNEEGKPVIIEGIIRDITGRRRLEEELQENEVRYRDLFNSLNECVYQCEPGAEGSFTWVNQVGAEMFGYKHPKEMIGTKVENIYVDKEERWLFAEKLEKYGVWKNFVSICKKKNGERFYTESTAHLARDKDGKSVLIEGIISIIHERKKPNKT